TTACCAGTATCGCTGTTTGAATTGCAAGAAACGCTTCGAGTTGTTTATGTCTTATCAGGACTATGGGGTAAAAGCCGTACACTGTCCCCATTGTGACAGTGACCAGGTCCAGCGGCGTATCGGGCGGATCCGGGTCGCCAAATCGGAGGAGAGTCGCCTGGACAACCTGACCGACCCTTCAGGGCTGGAGGGCCTTGAAGATGACCCGCGTGCCCTGGGAAAGATGATGCGTAAAATGAGCAATGAAATGGGGGAAGACGTTGGCCCGGAGTTTGATGAGGTGGTCAACCGGTTGGAGTCTGGTCAGAGCCCGGAAGATATCGAAAAAGCCATGCCCGACCTGGAAAATAGTATGGGTGGGCCTGGCGATGATATGGACTACTAGGATGCAGCTCTGCTCGACGGACTGACATGCAGCCTTTGGGTAATCACCCGGCGTAGTTCATCCTGCACCTGCCGGGGGGACAATGAAGCATCAATGACTTCCCAGCGCTCAGGCTCAGCTTTCACCAGCTGAAGATATCCCTGGCGCACACGCTGGTGAAAATTCAGATCATAGGCATCCAGGCGGTTCCACTCGCCCTTCAGCTCTTTACGCCGCAAGCCAATTTCGACATCCAAATCGAGCAAAATGGTCAGGTCAGGCTTCAACCCACCGGTGGCAAAGGTTACCAGAACCCGCAGCGATTCGATATCGATCTGGTGCCCGTATCCCTGGTAAGCCAGGGTCGAATCGGCATAGCGGTCGCTCAACACCACCCCACCGTTGATCAGGTGTGGCCGGATCACCTGTTCAACCAGCTGGGCACGTGAAGCCTGAAAAAGCAGGATCTCGGTGCGCGGGTTCATTTCCTTGTTTTCCAGGTTGTGTAAGACAGTGCGGATTTGTTCGCTAATTGAGGTCCCGCCTGGCTCACGGGTGGTCAACACATCCTGCCCATTTTGGTGTAAATAATCAGCTAACAGGGGGATTTGCGAAGTCTTTCCGCTTCCTTCGGGTCCTTCCAGGGTAATAAACATGCCGTTCAATCCCGATAGATCCTTACCCGTCGATATGGTTCCTTGCCGTAGGAGTGCGAGGTAAGGTTCGCCTCACGGGCCATCTGGTGCTGCAAGCGCCGAATGTAGGCCGTGGCTGGCGGCAGCTCCACGTAGCGTTCACCGTTCAAAACTGCATCAATCGCTGCCTGGGCGCTTTGCATGGCCGGGTCAAGCCCGCGTTCCTCGGTCGGAGAAGAGGACAGGTTGAATAAGTCACTCAGGAAATGCTGCATCTGGTTGACCGTATTGGCCCTCAGCACGTAGATGGGCATGCCCCGATTCTCAGCATCGATCACCGGGTGCTGGCGGTTGCGATAATAGGAACGCAGGGTGACCAGCACCTGGGCTTCCGGTAACTCGTTCACTACCACCGCGGGGACGCCTAAATACTTGGCAGCCTGGATCAGGCGATTGCGCGCTACCCCATAAGGATAGATGCGTACCGGTTGCAGGGTTGATAACGCTTGGCTGCCTGCGGCTTCGCTGCGCTGCTCAGGTGCCTCATTATTGTGCCCCCGGTTTTCGGCAGCTGGCAGCCCTCGCTCCTTACCGAACTCCATCGGCTGGCGGGTAAAGCCTTGGGCACCGATTGGGCGTTTGGCAGGCGGCGTGGAATGTTCCACGTGGATCTCACCACTCTCATCCCGATAGCGAAGCTCGGGAGGAATGGGGTAACCGCGCAGCAAGGCATCCACCGAATCACCGACGTCCAGGTGCACAGCCAGGCGATCACGCGTCTGGATCTCGATCAGCACATCAAAGGTAGGTGGGGAGCGCCGCTCCAGCACGGTCTTTTGGGTGCCCCGCCGGCGAGCCTCTTCGTCAGACAGGGTGACCGATTCGATTCCACCCACCAGGTCGGACAGGGTAGGGTTGAGCAGCAGGTTTTCCAGCGTGTTTCCATGCGCGGTCCCAATCAGCTGGACACCGCGCTCGGCGATGGTACGGGCTGCGGCTGCTTCTAATTCGCGCCCGATCTCATCAATCACAATCACTTCAGGATTGTGATTTTCCACAGCCTCGATCATCACCTCATGCTGTAAAGCCGGTGTGGAAACTTGCATGCGCCGTGCCCTGCCAACCGCCGGGTGTGGGACGTCACCATCTCCGCCAATTTCATTGGATGTATCGACGATCACCACGCGTTTTTTCTCACCCAACAGGCGGGCCGATTCGCGCAGCATGGTGGTTTTACCAATCCCAGGGCGGCCAAGCAACAACAAGCTCTTCCCACTTTCGATCAAATCCTGGATGATATCCGTTGTGCCGTAGACAGCCCTGCCAACCCGGCAGGTTAAGCCAACAATGTCGCCACGCCGGTTGCGGATGGAGGCAATACGGTGCAGCGTACGCTCCATGCCGGCCCTGTTATCCGTATCAAAGGCGCTGATGCGTTCCACTACGTAATCAATATCCGCGTGAGTCACCTCGATCTGGCTGAGAATTTCCTCCTGGTCGATATAGCGGGCCGTAGGTACCCTCCCTAGGTCAAGGATCACTTCTAGCAAATCGTCTGAGCGGTTGATTTTCGTCAGCTGTTTTGCCAGCCCAGGGGGTAAAACGTTCAACAAAACATCCAGGTTATCTGTAATTTTATTTCGAGTCATATCTTCCTTAGGAATTCCATCATCAGGATTCCTTTTTTTATTGTTATAGATTGGCCTGCGAGTGCCGATCGGCTTCAGCACGCTCTATATATTTCATTTCCCCAATCTGTGCCAAGGGTGCCGAGGGCTCAACCCGCTTACCATTGATTACCGTGACCGGGTAGGCTTGATTAACCTTTAGCGCCGCAGCCAGGTGGCGAACCAGCACTGCCTGGGTTGTGCCAGGCTTCGCACCCATGGCCTCGATGGCCGAATCCAGCCAGGATTGGTAAGAGCGGATACAGATGAATAATGGCCGGTTACCTCTCCCGGGCATAACTCCCAGCAGATGCACCAGGTGGCGTTCAAACCCTGCCGCATCCGGATGGATGAATGGCTGGACCCAGATCCCGTTTCGGCCATATTTCAGCTCAATAAAAGCCAGCAGATTCCCGTCTTGATAATAAACAACCCCTTTTACACCCTTTTTCGGCAAGGGTTCAACCTGCTGGACCAACCCTGGTACGACATTGCAGTACAATGTGCGCACACTGATCACATCCTTAGACTTACAGGAAGTCCAGCTTACCGGCTTTTTTTCTCCGGCGGGCTGTCCATCCAGGCGCCACACACGCTGGCGCGCATATATCGCGAAACCTGCCCGGTGTAATAATTCAACAACATGGCTGCTTTCGTTGACTTCCGCCAGGATGTGGAATGCACCAATATTTCCTGCTTCAGTCGCCATGGTATCTGCCAGCAGGGATAGCTCTGGTTGGCCTACGGAATCTTCCGGCGCCAGGAATGATAACCGCCCATATGTGGACCCGGTTAAACAAGTTAGCTGACCGATAATTGGCGTGCTTGTAGAGGAGTTGTCCTCGCATCGGTAAGTATAGATGCGGGTGGACGGCCCAATGTAAGAGAGCACCGCGCCCATTGGGATTAATGCTCTACCTTGGGTGAGAACCCGGGCGCTGTCCAGGAAGAGCCCTCGATTAAGATATCCACGCAAAAGGGGCCAATCACGCCAACCAAATGGGCGAATATTCATGCTGCCATCTGTAAGAAATAACGGTGAAACCGGTCATCATTGGTCAGCTCAGGATGGAAGGCAGTAGCCAGCAGGTGGCCCTGCTGGGCAGCCACAATCCTTCCATCGTCAAGTTTTGACAGGATGCAGGCATCAGCTTGAACAGATTCGATCAGTGGAGCCCGGATGAAAACGGCATGGAAAGGCCTTTCTAGCGGGTCAACCTTTAACAAGGCAGGAACGTCCAAATCTACCTCAAAGCTGTTCACCTGCCTGCCGAAGGCGTTGCGCTCCACGGTGATATCCATCAATTGGAGCAGGGGCTGGTTGCGATGGGCATCCTTGGATAGGAATATTGCCCCTGCGCAGGTACCCCAGACGGGCCTTGCCTCGCCAAATTGACGCAAAGGTTCCATCATGCCGTAGCTCACCGCCAATTTGGCGAATGTGGTCGATTCACCACCGGGGATGATCAACCTATCCAACCCGTCCAGCTGGCTAGGCAGGCGCACTTGCTCAGCTTCCATACCTAGGCGCCTGAGCACACTGGAGTGCTCAGCAAAATCCCCTTGCAATGCCAGGATACCGATCCGCATCTACCAACCACGTCCAGCGATGCGTTCCACCTCGGGCATCGTAGACACGTTCCGCCCCACCATCGGGTCACCCAGGTTCCGGCTTACTTCTGCCAGGATATAAGGATCATTGTAATGCGTGGTCGCCTTGACGATCGCCGCGGCACGTTTGGCAGGATCGCCCGACTTGAAGATCCCCGAGCCGACGAAAACACCATCCACACCCAGCTGCATCATCAACGCAGCATCTGCCGGTGTGGCGATGCCACCCGCCGCGAAATTCACCACTGGCATCCGGCCTTCCTGGCGGGTCTGTACGACCAACTCGTAAGGTGCACCGATCTCTTTTGCGTAGGCCATCAGCTCCTCAATTGGCATATTTTGCAGATGGCGGATCTCGCCCAACACGGTGCGGGCATGCCTGACGGCCTCTACCACATCCCCGGTGCCGGCTTCGCCTTTGGTACGGATCATGGCAGCGCCTTCACCGATCCGGCGCAGAGCCTCTCCCAGGTTTCGACAGCCACATACAAAGGGAACCTTGAAGTCGTGCTTATAAACATGGTGCTCTTCATCCGCCGGGGTGAGGACTTCGGATTCGTCGATGTAATCCACCCCGATAGCTTCCAGGATTTGGGCTTCGACAAAATGACCTATTCGGCATTTGGCCA
This is a stretch of genomic DNA from Anaerolineales bacterium. It encodes these proteins:
- a CDS encoding dTMP kinase — protein: MFITLEGPEGSGKTSQIPLLADYLHQNGQDVLTTREPGGTSISEQIRTVLHNLENKEMNPRTEILLFQASRAQLVEQVIRPHLINGGVVLSDRYADSTLAYQGYGHQIDIESLRVLVTFATGGLKPDLTILLDLDVEIGLRRKELKGEWNRLDAYDLNFHQRVRQGYLQLVKAEPERWEVIDASLSPRQVQDELRRVITQRLHVSPSSRAAS
- a CDS encoding AAA family ATPase, which encodes MTRNKITDNLDVLLNVLPPGLAKQLTKINRSDDLLEVILDLGRVPTARYIDQEEILSQIEVTHADIDYVVERISAFDTDNRAGMERTLHRIASIRNRRGDIVGLTCRVGRAVYGTTDIIQDLIESGKSLLLLGRPGIGKTTMLRESARLLGEKKRVVIVDTSNEIGGDGDVPHPAVGRARRMQVSTPALQHEVMIEAVENHNPEVIVIDEIGRELEAAAARTIAERGVQLIGTAHGNTLENLLLNPTLSDLVGGIESVTLSDEEARRRGTQKTVLERRSPPTFDVLIEIQTRDRLAVHLDVGDSVDALLRGYPIPPELRYRDESGEIHVEHSTPPAKRPIGAQGFTRQPMEFGKERGLPAAENRGHNNEAPEQRSEAAGSQALSTLQPVRIYPYGVARNRLIQAAKYLGVPAVVVNELPEAQVLVTLRSYYRNRQHPVIDAENRGMPIYVLRANTVNQMQHFLSDLFNLSSSPTEERGLDPAMQSAQAAIDAVLNGERYVELPPATAYIRRLQHQMAREANLTSHSYGKEPYRRVRIYRD
- a CDS encoding pyridoxal 5'-phosphate synthase glutaminase subunit PdxT, producing MRIGILALQGDFAEHSSVLRRLGMEAEQVRLPSQLDGLDRLIIPGGESTTFAKLAVSYGMMEPLRQFGEARPVWGTCAGAIFLSKDAHRNQPLLQLMDITVERNAFGRQVNSFEVDLDVPALLKVDPLERPFHAVFIRAPLIESVQADACILSKLDDGRIVAAQQGHLLATAFHPELTNDDRFHRYFLQMAA
- a CDS encoding pyridoxal 5'-phosphate synthase lyase subunit PdxS, producing MEGQTNTFTVKKGLAQMLKGGVIMDVVTAEHAKIAEDAGAVAVMALERVPADIRAQGGVARMSDPELILQIMDAVSIPVMAKCRIGHFVEAQILEAIGVDYIDESEVLTPADEEHHVYKHDFKVPFVCGCRNLGEALRRIGEGAAMIRTKGEAGTGDVVEAVRHARTVLGEIRHLQNMPIEELMAYAKEIGAPYELVVQTRQEGRMPVVNFAAGGIATPADAALMMQLGVDGVFVGSGIFKSGDPAKRAAAIVKATTHYNDPYILAEVSRNLGDPMVGRNVSTMPEVERIAGRGW